In Zingiber officinale cultivar Zhangliang chromosome 9B, Zo_v1.1, whole genome shotgun sequence, the genomic window TGCAACAAAAGGGATCGAATGTAGGAGAGAGGGAGGGAATTTTAAATGAAGTAGAAAATTTACAAATAAggtattttaaagaaaataaaatttacactcctcaaaatttacaaataaagtattttaagaaaataaaattttcataatcCGTATAGATGTTGTGTTTCCAGTAAtaagcaatgatttttttttacaaacccaaatctttttaaagaaaacatctaacacgataaaattaattaattttatttgcttaATATAGTAAACTTGTCAGGTGCTTATGATAATTAAATTTAGCCTCACGTGGAGCATAATCTTCGAGAAATAAAATAGTTTAATATGCCTCGAGATCCCCGCCCCGGATCGTACCCATCGAAGTCATCGGAAAGAGTTCTGACACGGCGCTGACAGGAAGCAACCGCCAGCCCCGGCGGCGACTGCGGGCCGGCGACGATGCCCGGCACCACAAGCGCAGCTCACAAAAACTGGACGATGCGACGGGATCGAATTGATATGCGCGGTGCCGGATCTTCATCGATGCCTTCGCCAGCGGGCAGCGAAGCGGAAGGAACCTGGCGCTTTCTTTCGAGGGTACGGTGGGTGGCGCACGGAACTCAGGGTTAATTTCAATTTTTGTCAGGTTTAATTTGGATTAAAAGGATAATCTACCTTGTTAACCGCCTAATCCCGCAATTAACTCGGGGaaggaaaaagtaaaaaaaaaggaaaaaaaaaaaaaggaaaaagaaaaccgACACGTACGGATATGGTAAACTTATGCGATTTGCGgtttgcagatttttgtttacTTAACCCAAGTAAACCGGCCTATTAAAAGgaaagaaggaaaaaattagCCATTACTTTTTCCGTGCGTTTGATTTCCCACGCCGAGACTGTTTCCTTTTGTCTTATCTGTCCCACGTGGCCACCTCCTTCCTCTGTTCCCTTCGCGGGGGGTGTGGGTCTATAAATAGAGGGCGGAGAGAAAGGGGGATGGGTTGAGTGGGGAGTCCAGAATCTTCTCCGGCGCTCTGTTTCTTGGGGAGAGCGGCGATGGCGGTGCAAGCCGTCGGGTTCTCCGATTTCGGGAGTCGGTGAGTTGTCGTCGTTTCTGCGCCGCTTTTGTTGGCTCGGTTGAGAGTTTTTATGGTTTCGATTTTAGATCTATGGAGGTGTATGGATCGGTTGCTGATCGATCCGGTTTTGGTGTTTTTAGGGCGGTGGATGAGCTCCAGATGTCGCAACAAGACCCTGGAAATCTTCTGTGGCTCGGGGTAAATCTAGGCGTCGGTGAGTGAACGCTTGCGATGGTTGAATTGTTGGGTTGCGCCATCGGTTGTTTGATCTTGAGTTTATGGATGATGATGCAGGAAAGCAGCAGCAATCGGCACAAGAAATCTCGACCGACCCAAGGATGGTCGGTGAATGGAAGAGCGATCTAGCCTGCAATGGCTCGGTTTACGGAGATTTGGGACCGGTGAAATCTCTCGTTTTGCCTGGCCGTAATCATCCAGCAACTTCGCCGGTTTTGCCTTTGCCCAGCGCTGCTACCGACTCGGTGAAGGTTACTGGAGCGGTCCCTGGGATTCTTCCCCAGAGTCGATATCCGGAGACCGGCACACCTTCAACCAGTGGGCGCCCGGCTTCAACTTTGCCACCTGTCTCGTCTTCTACCCGCGATCTCATCTCTGTTCTCTATCAACAGAGTCAGGAAATCGGTGCTTTTGTCCGTCTTCAGGTATCTTGATTTGGCACCTTTTTCTCTCGTTTACGTGCTTCGCTTGATTATTGAAGTCTACGTTGTGCTGATTATTAACTTCGGTTGGTTACAGAACGAGAGGATGCAGGGTGGATTGCTCGAGATGTTTAATAGACATTCACGATCTGTTCTCTCGGTGTTACGGCAGCAAGCAACAATGCGATTGATGGAGAAGGAAGCCGACTTGCAGAGGGCAATCCGCCGCAATGCAGAGTTGGAGGAGAAGGTGCGACAAATGAGCAATGAGAACCAGTTCTGGTTCAACATGGCCAAAAACAACGAAGCCATCGCGAGGAGCCTCCAATTGAACCTGGAACAAGCGCTGCACCAGGGCGACCTTAGCGATCACAAGGTCACGCTCCAGGCCGACGATGCACATTCCTGCTGCTACGAAGAGGACAGTTCTGTACCGGCCGCCGATGCCGGGAGGACGAAATTGTGCAAGACGTGTGGCGTGAGGGACATCTCCATCCTCTTGCTGCCGTGCCGCCACCTGTGCCTCTGCCAGCACTGCGCATCCCAAGCCGTCGCGTGTCCGGTTTGCGGCGTCACCTTGAGCAACTTCCTCGAAGTCTTCGTGTGCAGATGAACCGCCGCGCGCGTGTCTGCGGTTGCTGCCGCAGTGCCATTGCGGGTTTCTTTGTTTGTTTGGGCAGTTTCTTCCCGCGCCTGTTCTCGCATGTTATTTGTTCATAGCTTTTGCTTCCTAGTTTCCTTGCCTTTCCACACCATCGGCTCTTTGGAGAAAGTATCGTGAATTTTGTAATGTTTTCTAATCATTTCGCTGAAATATCAACTTCCCTACCGAGGAAGGAGCCCCAAGAACGATCCCATTTTTCTGTGACCATCATTATttgtgtattattattattttatcaaatGGATTGAGAAACTTAATCAGGGGCGCTCATCTGGCGGGAAAGCGTGCAGTTTGCAACTGCCATTATGGCTATGGTGAAGAAAGGCGAGGGGGCGTGGTGGCGAAGTTGATGAGATGACCGACCTGCAGCACCATAATGGCACCAACCGAGAGAGATTCGCACGCTGGGTCAGTATTTAATTCCATGTTTCTCTCAAGATTTGTTGGTTTGTTCGTTTGATTATGGACATTTCAGTCCTTACCCTGCTTGAAATTTCTTGCGTAGACGGTGTGATTCGTCTAACCAACCAATACATCACACCTGCTcacttgtatttgtttctttgttatCGTGGTTATACTGCCTTAAAACTTCTGTCGCCTGATGTCTTCTTGGCTTGGTCGACAACGACAAAGGAGAGACCTTTATCTTTATCGGACGGCATTTACCTAGTACAATTACTATCCACCCGAATAAAGTAGGAACTAGTGGCAAAAGATAGATGGGCAGGTAGAGGAGGCTGTGAGATGACCCAAGTTGGCTTCTGCAGTAGATTTCTTCTTCCCGCTTTTCTAGGGGGTGGGTTGAGGCCCTTATCAAACCCCCTCGTCTCTGCATGGATTAGAAAAAAAGCTATGTCCCACGCATACGCTTGCTTTGATTTTGAACATGCACACGTCAGTTGACTTGTCTTTTGTTATTGCCTTTTTTCTTTATCTGGTTGGAAAAGTGCTGTGCTGCCTACAGGGCATCAAGAATAAATGCTTTGCTCGTATTGAAATTGGAGCCCTGTCgtgatctctctctctcttttttaaatttttttaattttattttttaggaaGTTGCTGGATGATGTACCATAGAGACAAGATCTGCGCTTTCAATGTCTCGAAGGAAATTGACTGGCATTTGGTGCCGTGATGGAGATCTCGACCACGAAAAGGGATACAAGAAGCGGTCAGTCGTGAGGCTcaagagtttttaattttcatCAACCTTCTCGAGGTGCACAGAGCCTATGCCACCCCACCAGTCGAGATCTTGGAGCTGAAAAGATGCTCCTCCGTATCTCCACTGTCATTCCTCTTTTGacctttttttaatatatatttttctttctcgGAGGAAAGAAATAATAGTGGGGCAGAATATTAATGGCTTGCATGGGAATCTGCAAGGTGTCATGAGATAGGCTCCAGTGGAGGGAGGTCAGGGAAAGGCAAGAGTTTATTGAATGCTTTCTTTGTCTGGGAACGAGATCTGATCCATAACATGGCCAGTTGGAGCCAATACAAGAAGATTTTGGCAAGTAGTTGTGACATTACATGATGAACAGACGGGGCTTAAAGAGGGAGGAAGCAAACTCACCCACCATTGGCCCTAATTGAACGAGAGGAGAATGATTGGCCAACCTTCTGTTAAAGAGTTAATCAAACTATCGATGAAATTTTGAAATATCTAAATCacatattcaaaattatttaaaattatcaaatcatgtGTTTCATACCCATTTGCCTCTTCGTATTTATCCCAATTTATTACTATAATGAAGTAATCAATTCCGAATATGTTCATCAGTATAATATCCTGAATGGATTATTATTATATGTTCATTTTCTCAAACTTTAATATCATGTGTTTCTCAAACTTGATTGATTTATCAATTGATTGACATACTATAGTAAATCATTGGGAAGAGTATATGATTTAGGTATTTAGAAATTTTAGTTACGTGGTTCGATAATTTATCTTAAATAGTTTATGTTTTGTGTTTAGGCTAAACGTCTGCAGCAACCTCCTGTTTTGCACCTGTCTAACCAAAATGACAAGGTGATTGAATCATATATCTCGGATTTTTCCTATTTAAATATTATTCAGACATCAACTTCTAAGCCGATTGAATCTTGATCATATCTGACATTTAGAATATTAACAGTAGTCAAAACATGTTTAGTCTACTGTAGGGTTGAAATAATTGTCTACGGGTGGTTAGCATTTCTCAATCAATCAGAGCAACTAGCGTTTAGCTAATGAATTATATGAGCAAACAGTATGTGATAAGACTAAAGAGAGCGGTGCGTAGGGGTTAAGCATTATGCTGAAACATAAGTAATGTGGAGCCCCATGAACATCCGTCCAGTGATGGTTACTGACTGCGTAGGGAAGGAGGTTTTATCGTCATTAATATTGTACAGAAAGCATGTCGATGATCATCAATGACGATTCTTAACTTTGCTGATTGCAGAGCGAGTTGCTTTCGGGCATTTCATTATCAGCAATAGCCAGCTTTTGCCGCCCCTGCAATGAATCACCATTCATGTGTGCCTCGTTTGTCACAGTTTAATCTGAAATAATTATTAGTCTTCGGGCCTCTGTTTTCAATGGGAGGCATGAACTGACCCATTCAACAATTGGTGTCCTTGTCCTGCCGTTCATCAACATGGAGACGCAATGACAACTAGCATGATGCCATCAAACAATTTGCCATGTTTATTAGAATTCCAACTCTCGTCTTCTTATTTATTTCCCTAAATATTTCACCATTGCATCACAGCAATAATATTAGAGTCATCTCCTTCATTGAGCCAGACTCTAGTTctcttattaattttatttatttattattagtaAGTATTTGAGTTAGACACAATATTTGGGCTGGGCCGCATTGGCCTAAGTCCACACTAAGTTCGGCAGCGCTTACAATCGGGTCGGGCTGCCTTTGCTCAATAACGGACCACGCCAAGCGAAGGCCACAGGCGGCCTAATCCATTTTACATCTCTAAAGATCGTTTTACACCGCTACATTGACTTCGTAAGAAGTCCGTTCCATCGGAGGAACGAAGAGACGAGAGAGAAGATCAACAATTTTCGGAGAAAATCAAAAggacatattaaattaaaataaataaataaataaatgagttACCTTCCCATGATTTTATTCTGAATTTAGTAGCGGTATTATTATACAAGTTACCGATTAACTTTTACTATAGGTAGATGCTAGTTTCTATATCTTTGATAATTAGATTATGTTAATGTAATAAGTGTGAATGAGTTTATACGTTTATTTTACCCATTAAAATGTTATTTTAACTAAGTTATTATTTAGAGGggaaaattaaaatgatatactAACTAACTTCTAAATGTTATAATatcataattaaataatatttatttgaaatataaTGAATATTATAAAATTCTCATCGTTTATTTtatacaaaatattattttaatcaaattatcaaaaaaaaataataaataaaaatataaaaagttaTTGCTGTTAAAATTAGCAACTATCTTTTACTTACACTATCAAATGATTAGACAATGTAAAAATATTTTGGACAATTCATGTTAATAGAGTGTTTATtttacattaaattaaaattgggcGTTTTGTAAATGATGGATAATATTTTTGATTTTTGCCTAGAATGTTTAGGTCCATTAACAAATAAGTTTGTGCTTGGTCatctgcactaatggctagtagtcattcGTAATTTATCTTCTCCATGTTGGATTAAGAACGAATTGGCGAGGGCATTGGATGTAgctaccccgtgatagttttggtgtaattaaccaaattaagttaggtcctatatttgtttgataccttgtgtctaagtgtacaagaagagtatgctggcagacgagaaggaagtacgCGACGTTTTCCGAAgtatgagaagccggagcagaagcttgctcgagaagaaggtcgaaaaatgggttcaggtgagccctattccaaatgGCCGAAATCATTCAAGCGAACAGAGCTAGAATGGAGGAGAACCAGACAATCAACGAGATGTTGACTATTCGGGCGCCTAGACCCCCTGGGCATAGCCCAAGGCGCCTCCTCGACGCTCCCTATTTAGCGACTGGTCAACatggtccgggcgtccggagctgttctaggcgcctggaccactTAAGTTTTATCTGTTGCACATCGTTGCGTCATGGATAAAGTTTAATCCACGCCCAGACGCCCAGAGTTGCCACGTCAGTAAATAGTCAGATCCAACCAGcatgctataaatagagccttgatTTCAGTAGTTCAGTATAACACTTGAAAATGAACTTCTTTCTATTCGATTTTGTAATTTAGTGCTTAAActactgtaagaggtttcttcgcCAAAAGAAGTTTTGATAGTAAGCTTTGAACGTCTTGGATTGGAAGtttcctgattgcaaaccaagtaaaaaagaaatgtctcttcttttttcttgttaattagttttttattaaataagtgtttcttaacttagtttaaaaagtCGAGAAAgagtttattttcatttttaggGAAATTTAGCCCCTCTTGTCGGCCAACTAGggtccaacaagtagtatcagagcaaggacgcttttgaaggactaaccaccgactgaaacaaagaaatcaatggtcggaccaagcctcTACCCGTCAAAGTTCTAGGGGGAGTTCACGCaatggaaacgccgaatggaggtattcctatgAATTGATTTCGAAATTCTATTAAtcataaaatatggttttatagtCTCTAAGgatcatcaaggagaagagaaagaagaaagtcAATAAACAAAGAAGGAATAAAGTGATTTCATAGCAAACAGCAGAGCAGAATATCACTTGTTAAGTGTATtatcgcctcaagaagtcaactgcatCAGAAGCTTCTCGttagccaaagaactctgggaaaaattcttggagctctATAAAGGAACATCCAGGTGAAGCTCGCATGACGAGACCTCCTTCAAAATCAACTAACAAAcgtccgtctggaaaaaggtgagaaggtagcccaactatacgcgaagatcaaggagctgatcactgGACTGATCAACCTCAGTGAAAAGGTAACCAACCTAGATTCGGTATACTATGCGTTCAACGCCTTTTCCAGAACCCCAGAAGACTTCGATTATAGAAACCTACTACATCTCGAAGGATTTGGAGGTAAGTACCGTAGAAAAACTATTTTCGACTTTAGAATTGCATGAATCCAGATGTGCAGGAGCAAAGTAAAGAGTCAAGCCAGAACCTGACATTGAGAGCCACCAAGAAGGATGCACCCGAGTCAAACTCAGATATTGATGTAGACCAAGAAgtttatatggtaaggaaattttaaaagttttttaaatctaacaagtttaaagaaatgcagactgaaaaaatctaagaaacaagagaaaggtttgatgctATTATTGTTAAAAAGAAGGGCATATAAAGGAAGACTGTCTAGATCTCAagagggagaaagaaaaagagccAAAGTGAAATAAGAATAAAAATCTCAAGGTCACTTGGGATGAGAGTTCATTATCCGAGTCAGAAATAGAAGTGTATGCTGGACTAGCACTGATGACTAGTCACGAAGAACAAAGCAACTCAGAAGctagtatcgatgaagggggagcaacattaGATGAATGCAGCGATGCAGGAGGAGAATCTAACTTCagatctgacatggtaagtgagatgTCTCTTATCTCCTGATCAACTGTATTTTGGTATAAAATCCATGTCTAAATCAATgtgtaaattaaaaaataaaaatgaaaaaaatggaaaaagagaatttagaaataaaaataatcttagcaaaatcatgtttaatagaagactttgataaatttaaaattaaaaatgataaattgaaagaacaaataaaaaactttaaaaattatgaatGTTCAAATTTTACTACTTCAAAtgttagaaattataaaggactgaattagtattatagatttcacaagGGTTAGATCAAAAGATTAACAAAAAGTATATTCTTAAAAGTACTTGATTAATTCGATAGGAAGGAACTTATATTAGATTCCAAACTAATGTTTAGATTAAATTCTTTacgtatatttataattttaatttgatatttttaaattGTCTAATGCtttcaaataaattgtttcatataatttattttttaaattaattagatattaatttttttgAGAGCTGGGATTTCATTTCTAATctatagaaaaattttcaaaattcttgtATCGTTGAATTatttcttataaatttttttaataaaaattatattttttaatttaaaatattttacagAATTATTTTTTGTAAACTTTTTTTGAACACTTATCATGTTATCTATCAaaggaaaaattttcaaaattttttttactgttattaaatttctgtaaattttttataaaaatactaatttttaatattaaaaatttttgaactttcaatttttgaaattttattatttctataaaaatactGGTATATATTACATTCTctgaaaagttttcaaaattttttaaatttaaaaactatttttaagtattttttaaaagaaattacatCTTGTTGTAGCAAATAatctattactgcttaaattaTTCTCCATTAttagtgaaaattttatcacTGTACTGTTTAactattataaaaaattttagaatttttcaacaaataaaactaacttttaaaattattttggttaaatttctttataaatcataaaattcagttttcaaaattttctaagtgttaaTCACAAAATTCGGTTTGTGTATACCTTAGTATTTAATGCCAATTTAGTTTATTAGACGTTAAGTTTAAAGGAGATATATTTTTACATATTTATAAATTGCATAACAAGTCTATTAATTGAAATTATTTCCATGTTATTTTTCTAATGCTTTAATTTGCATATTTAACCCTAATTAGTGGCAGATCCAGGAATTTAATCATAGAGGGGCGGTCACAATATGagtgtgataatttttttttaacagttAATAAATTCtatgtaattaaaaaattatttttaaaataacttggcATATAAGAGAAAAATGTACAATATTATGAAAAAATTCGTACAATAATATTAAAGCAGTCTACTAACAATTACGTGACAATTGCATTCTTTGAGACTCCATGTTCTGAAAATACTATAAAATTGACTCATTGTCGACAATATTAAAAACATCTTTCTCGATATAGACTACCAAACTGTATTCATCCATTTTATCTCCAATCCTGTTTCGCAAATCTGTTTTGAAAATATTCATTGCCAAAACACTCTTTCAACGATTGTAGTAGCAACTGGAGGAAGTAAGGCTAGCTCAATCATCCGATAAACCAAAGGAAACATACGGTTCTTCATTGTTTCAATCATTTTCTTTATAAGAGCTCCAAAATCTGAAATGTCTTAAAACCGTTCATCTGATCTGACGTCATCAATATATGTTTCAAGCTCTTGTTCAACCAACATATGCTCATTCCAAGAAAAAACATCCTCATAAAAATGAGCCAGACGCACTAACTTCTATACATCAAATCTAGAGAATGAGCTCCTAGGATCAAGACATGACATATAAATCAGCAAATCTATAGTTGTTTCAGAGAAACGACTATCCACATAAAAATCAACATTTTTTCCATCTCTCTTCAAACGACTACGGCTATTGATGTTATCTGtcatattaattatttcaatggAATGAGTGTTACCAAACTTCTTCACATCCtcaaataaaatatctcatcCAGAAACTCTCAACTTTTGCAATTTACATTTCACATTATTGATCAAACGCATCGCATTCACAATATCTTGATCTTTCTCTTGTAAAACGGTTGACAAATGATTTGTGATTGTCAATATACATTTTATCAATAGTAGAATCAACACAAATTCATACCTCTCCATTATTTCAACTAAAGTTCTACTTAAACCCTTAGAAGAACGATCACCATCATCAATCAAATTTTGAAGAACTTTTATAACAGATGACCACATTTATTCAATACGACATTAAGTTGAATGATGAGATCCCCATCGTGTATCTCCAAGTCTAGTTAGACTAGTTTCTTGGTTTAGTCCTCTACCAGAACTAATCTCTCCTCTTTCAAGAATTTAACTTTTCTGCCATGTTCAAGTTGTCGAAGTTCGTCGGCCCTTTTTCAAGATGATGCAGATGTGTTCACAATCGAACCAACAATCCACATGAAATCACAGACATATTGATTTACTTGAGCAACAGCTACAACCACtagctggagttgatgagcaaaacaatgaacatacAATGCATACGAATTTTCTTTCATTATCAGTGACTTTAAGCTATTAAATTCTCCAGACGTATTTGAAGCACCATCATATCTTTGACCCCTCAATCTCGCCATTGACAAACCATATTTAGCAAATAAAGAGTCGATTGCCTCCTTCAAACAAGCAGTTGTAGTTGTTGCAACATGAACTACAGCCATAAATCGTTCAATCACCTCTCTATGTTTGTTCACATATCTAATAACAACTGTTATTTGCTTTTTCACTGAACAATCACAAGCCTCATCAAGTAGTAAAGTGAACCGCCTATCTCCAAGATCAGCTAGAATAGTATTTGTGGTCTCAACTACACAAGCATTCACCAGTTGCTTTTGCATTTTTAgggcaatcatttgattatttccaAGTACATTCATTTCAACAACTGCCGCAACTTCTGGATACTCTGAGCTATAACATTTGAGCAATTCTAAAAAATTGCCTCTATTCGATGATGTCAAAGACTCATTATGTCCCCAAAAAGGTAATTCTTGTAACAAAAAAatcaaattacttttaaaatgaaAGTCAAAGCGTTTGCGATAAGCAACTTCAATCTCATGTTTCCCCGATGAAAATGAATACTTCACactttgtctttgattcttgaaaCTCTCAAACTGTATTCTTGCCTCATTGTGCACACTACCAACTCCAC contains:
- the LOC122023123 gene encoding zinc finger MYM-type protein 1-like; translated protein: MLKYFAKRHRSSIESSSVPDEESNPVPQPPLPPPPPPQILFENIGNLSSEVEIVADPGLRKLIEEYDVGARDRIRKEYVVMGLCQPRGGVGSVHNEARIQFESFKNQRQSVKYSFSSGKHEIEVAYRKRFDFHFKKYPEVAAVVEMNVLGNNQMIALKMQKQLVNACVVETTNTILADLGDRRFTLLLDEACDCSVKKQITVVIRYVNKHREVIERFMAVVHVATTTTACLKEAIDSLFAKYGLSMARLRGQRYDGASNTSGEFNSLKSLIMKENSYALYVHCFAHQLQLVVVAVAQVNQYVCDFMWIVGSIVNTSASS
- the LOC122025417 gene encoding probable BOI-related E3 ubiquitin-protein ligase 2, with translation MAVQAVGFSDFGSRAVDELQMSQQDPGNLLWLGVNLGVGKQQQSAQEISTDPRMVGEWKSDLACNGSVYGDLGPVKSLVLPGRNHPATSPVLPLPSAATDSVKVTGAVPGILPQSRYPETGTPSTSGRPASTLPPVSSSTRDLISVLYQQSQEIGAFVRLQNERMQGGLLEMFNRHSRSVLSVLRQQATMRLMEKEADLQRAIRRNAELEEKVRQMSNENQFWFNMAKNNEAIARSLQLNLEQALHQGDLSDHKVTLQADDAHSCCYEEDSSVPAADAGRTKLCKTCGVRDISILLLPCRHLCLCQHCASQAVACPVCGVTLSNFLEVFVCR